In Candidatus Eisenbacteria bacterium, one genomic interval encodes:
- a CDS encoding HEAT repeat domain-containing protein — protein sequence MRAALLAALVTAAAMIAYQVGARATRDALFLTHFPFRYLPAMMAGSSVLAIALAYASTRALTRWGPERVVPAAFAASGLLLLAEWLISFVSAPVAAVLLYLHYGCLGALLVSGFWSFVNERFDPRTAKRQLGRITAAGTVGGLVGGVTATQVAQWLPITAMMPILAAFHLLSSAAVSRLRLGASSIPPPASSDGPSGVRATARSPYIRGLITLVLLVTIVEGLIDLTLKSRAAVDMGGGGGLLRFFALYYTGLSLLTVVVQATLSRFTLEKLGPARAAAILPAGTAVAAAGAAFSPSLITAAIARGVEYVMSNSVYRGGYEVLFTPVPAREKRSIKALADVGASRAGDIVAAGVAQAVLLLPLARPGVAIMALSSAISVYAIVLACRLHAGYVQTLARGLVSRAVQLDIRDVEDPTTRSTVLQTLGPLALSQIFRIPRDGVAATPRPTRPGDPVSDDLSSIVGAPESEEAEELRRIRDLHSRDPDRVRRRLKMDTLSAAHALHLIPLLGWDDVARDAIEALRRIGPEATAPLVVALLDPNTDFAIRRRIPLVLATYRDPASVRGLYQGLADRRFEVRYRCGRALAHLADLDPSRTVSREEAFQAVLREIESGAGVWESRKILDRMDDEGWSPVMDEMLRDRANRSLEHVFTLLSLALPRQPLRIAFRGLHTDDPLLRGTALEYLESSLPPEIRRPLWPFLEDNRPKRPPEARPREQVLQDLLESNHSIVIRLEELRRKDEPEEPDSR from the coding sequence GCTCGCGTACGCCTCCACGCGCGCGCTCACGCGATGGGGACCCGAGCGCGTCGTTCCCGCCGCGTTCGCGGCGAGCGGCCTCCTGCTCCTCGCGGAGTGGCTGATCTCGTTCGTGTCGGCGCCGGTGGCCGCGGTCCTCCTCTATCTCCACTACGGGTGTCTCGGCGCGCTCCTCGTCTCGGGGTTCTGGTCCTTCGTGAACGAGCGGTTCGATCCGCGCACGGCGAAGCGCCAGCTCGGGAGGATCACCGCGGCCGGAACCGTGGGCGGGCTCGTGGGAGGCGTGACGGCCACGCAGGTGGCGCAGTGGCTGCCCATCACGGCCATGATGCCGATCCTGGCGGCCTTCCATCTCCTCAGCTCCGCGGCGGTGTCCAGGCTCCGCCTGGGAGCCTCTTCGATCCCCCCGCCCGCCTCCTCCGACGGGCCCTCGGGCGTGCGTGCCACGGCGCGATCGCCGTACATCCGCGGACTCATCACGCTCGTGCTCCTCGTCACGATCGTGGAAGGGCTGATCGATCTCACGCTGAAGAGCCGCGCGGCGGTCGACATGGGGGGAGGCGGAGGCCTGCTCCGGTTCTTCGCGCTCTACTACACGGGCCTCTCGCTCCTGACCGTCGTCGTCCAGGCGACGCTGAGCCGCTTCACGCTCGAGAAGCTCGGACCCGCGCGGGCCGCCGCGATCCTCCCCGCGGGGACCGCGGTGGCCGCGGCCGGGGCGGCGTTCTCCCCGAGTCTCATCACGGCCGCGATCGCGCGCGGCGTCGAGTACGTGATGTCGAACTCCGTCTACCGCGGCGGCTACGAGGTCCTCTTCACGCCCGTCCCCGCTCGGGAGAAGCGCTCGATCAAGGCGCTCGCGGACGTGGGCGCGTCCCGCGCCGGCGACATCGTGGCCGCCGGGGTCGCGCAGGCCGTGCTCCTCCTGCCCCTCGCGAGGCCGGGCGTCGCGATCATGGCTCTCTCCTCCGCGATCTCGGTCTACGCGATCGTCCTCGCCTGCCGGCTCCACGCGGGCTACGTGCAGACGCTCGCGCGCGGCCTCGTGTCCCGCGCGGTGCAGCTCGACATCCGCGACGTCGAGGATCCCACGACCCGCTCGACCGTCCTCCAGACGCTCGGACCCCTGGCCCTGAGCCAGATCTTCCGGATCCCCAGGGACGGCGTGGCGGCGACGCCCAGGCCGACGAGGCCTGGGGACCCTGTCTCCGACGACCTCTCGAGCATCGTGGGGGCGCCGGAGAGCGAGGAGGCCGAGGAGCTGCGCCGCATCCGCGACCTCCACTCGCGCGACCCCGATCGCGTCCGGCGGCGCCTGAAGATGGACACGCTGTCGGCCGCGCACGCGCTCCACCTGATCCCGCTCCTCGGGTGGGACGACGTCGCGCGCGACGCGATCGAGGCGCTCCGGCGGATCGGCCCCGAGGCGACGGCGCCCCTCGTCGTGGCCCTGCTGGATCCGAACACGGACTTCGCCATCCGCCGGCGCATCCCGCTCGTGCTCGCGACGTACCGGGATCCCGCGTCCGTTCGGGGGCTCTACCAGGGCCTCGCCGACCGCCGCTTCGAGGTGCGATACCGCTGCGGCCGCGCCCTCGCGCACCTCGCCGACCTCGATCCCTCGCGTACCGTGTCGCGCGAGGAGGCGTTCCAGGCGGTCCTGCGCGAGATCGAATCCGGAGCCGGCGTGTGGGAGAGCCGGAAGATCCTGGACCGCATGGACGACGAGGGATGGTCGCCCGTCATGGACGAGATGCTGCGCGACCGCGCGAACCGGAGCCTGGAGCACGTCTTCACGCTCCTCTCGCTCGCGCTTCCGAGACAGCCGCTCCGGATCGCGTTCCGGGGACTCCACACCGACGACCCGCTCCTGCGCGGAACGGCGCTCGAGTACCTGGAGAGCTCCCTCCCGCCCGAGATCCGGAGGCCGCTCTGGCCCTTCCTCGAGGACAACCGTCCCAAGCGCCCGCCGGAGGCGCGGCCGAGGGAGCAGGTGCTCCAGGATCTCCTCGAGTCGAACCACTCGATCGTGATCCGGCTGGAGGAGCTGAGGCGGAAGGACGAGCCGGAGGAACCCGACTCGCGCTGA